In Cellvibrio polysaccharolyticus, a genomic segment contains:
- a CDS encoding DEAD/DEAH box helicase, producing MNFASLGLAPELLHAIKTIGFKTLTPVQQQAIPIARRGQDVLATAQTGTGKTAAYVLPVLQQMLEKSGHAQAGFTRALILAPTRELVQQIAEAAAAMAKFTDFRVVSIYGGVKLTGQTAKLRAGADIIVATPGRLLEHVQLENINLAKTEFVVLDEADRMLDMGFVTDIHTILTSVSRKHQTLFFSATGSPLVTNLAHQAMNRPTLVTVSRRNSVADSIDHVLYPVDSLRKYELFTHLLRTENWYQVMVFSSTREEAEKLYKALKNDKIEAAVIHSEKTQGSRRRALQDFKDGKLQVLVATEVAARGLDIQGLDFVVNLDLPFFTEDYVHRVGRTGRAGQKGKAISLVTPAEDHRIELIEEAIGTRIKRQKIAGFDVTEEYIKISKPKSALAKAAATSGKAKPGTRSKAGTTNAKTGNASKAARTPRRGVAASNTGKPPAKRPTRTSTKPGKRS from the coding sequence ATGAATTTTGCCTCACTCGGCCTCGCGCCGGAGCTGCTTCACGCCATCAAAACGATCGGCTTTAAAACCCTGACGCCCGTACAGCAGCAGGCAATTCCCATCGCCCGTCGCGGTCAGGATGTGCTCGCTACCGCGCAAACCGGTACCGGCAAAACCGCCGCCTACGTGCTGCCGGTATTGCAACAGATGCTGGAAAAATCCGGCCATGCGCAAGCCGGTTTTACCCGCGCGCTGATTCTGGCACCGACCCGTGAGCTGGTGCAGCAAATTGCTGAAGCCGCTGCCGCGATGGCAAAATTCACTGACTTCCGCGTGGTCAGCATTTACGGTGGCGTAAAACTTACCGGCCAAACCGCCAAACTGCGCGCCGGTGCAGACATCATCGTCGCCACGCCGGGCCGACTGCTGGAACACGTACAACTGGAAAACATCAACCTCGCCAAAACCGAATTTGTGGTGCTGGATGAAGCCGACCGTATGCTCGACATGGGTTTCGTCACCGACATTCATACCATCCTCACCAGTGTTAGCCGCAAGCATCAAACGCTGTTTTTCTCCGCGACCGGCTCACCGCTGGTAACTAACCTGGCGCACCAGGCAATGAACCGCCCCACCCTGGTTACCGTATCGCGCCGCAACTCGGTTGCCGACAGCATTGACCACGTACTCTACCCGGTCGACAGTCTGCGCAAATACGAGTTGTTTACACATTTGCTGCGCACCGAAAACTGGTATCAGGTGATGGTGTTCAGCAGCACCCGCGAAGAAGCAGAAAAGCTCTACAAAGCGCTGAAAAACGACAAAATAGAAGCGGCTGTTATCCACAGCGAGAAAACCCAGGGCTCACGCCGCCGCGCATTACAGGACTTTAAAGACGGCAAACTGCAGGTATTGGTAGCCACCGAAGTGGCGGCGCGCGGGCTGGATATTCAGGGACTGGACTTCGTGGTCAACCTCGACCTGCCCTTCTTCACCGAAGATTACGTGCACCGTGTGGGCCGTACCGGCCGCGCCGGACAAAAGGGCAAGGCGATTTCTCTGGTCACACCGGCCGAAGATCACCGCATCGAACTGATTGAAGAGGCGATTGGCACCCGCATCAAGCGCCAGAAGATTGCCGGCTTCGACGTGACCGAAGAATATATAAAAATCAGCAAGCCAAAAAGCGCGCTGGCCAAAGCCGCTGCCACCTCCGGCAAGGCGAAACCAGGCACGCGTAGCAAAGCCGGAACCACCAATGCCAAAACAGGCAATGCCAGCAAAGCAGCCCGAACACCTCGACGGGGCGTTGCCGCAAGCAATACCGGCAAACCACCGGCCAAACGCCCGACACGCACCTCGACCAAGCCTGGCAAACGCAGCTGA
- a CDS encoding ExbD/TolR family protein: MAFGGGLDDNDEVMSEINMTPLVDVMLVLLIIFIITVPVLTHSVKVDLPRADNTINEIKPETVNIAVTDGGQLHWNEDAVTIEELEQRLATAARQEPQPEIHLRGDRTVSYEHVIKAMAAVQKAGILKLGFVTDPGQ, from the coding sequence ATGGCATTCGGTGGCGGACTCGACGACAACGATGAGGTAATGAGCGAGATCAACATGACACCGCTGGTCGACGTCATGCTGGTATTGCTGATTATCTTTATTATCACCGTACCGGTGCTGACCCATTCGGTGAAGGTAGATCTGCCGCGCGCAGACAACACCATCAATGAGATCAAACCGGAAACCGTAAACATTGCGGTAACCGACGGCGGCCAGCTGCACTGGAATGAAGACGCCGTAACCATCGAAGAGCTGGAACAGCGTCTGGCAACGGCAGCCAGGCAGGAACCACAGCCGGAAATTCATTTGCGCGGCGACCGCACAGTGAGTTACGAGCATGTAATCAAAGCCATGGCGGCGGTACAAAAAGCCGGCATATTGAAACTCGGCTTTGTCACCGACCCGGGTCAATAA
- a CDS encoding MotA/TolQ/ExbB proton channel family protein encodes MSNPYGIESLWAQSDMVIKGVAVMLLVMSIASWYVIAVRSWGLYRLRKPSIAQTDFWHAKSFSEGLHILGEREGNPYRHLAEEGQAALDHHTNHKSDLHGHLPLADWLTACLRGSIDETSERLQRGLAVLASVGSTAPFIGLFGTVWGIYHALVGIGASGSASIDKVAGPVGEALIMTAFGLAVAIPAVLGYNALNRGNKGILSKLNRFAHQLHAYLITGAPPASSKVIVPVTRLSSKVPHKEAQ; translated from the coding sequence ATGAGCAACCCCTACGGAATTGAAAGCCTCTGGGCACAGAGCGATATGGTGATCAAAGGGGTCGCCGTGATGCTCCTTGTTATGTCCATCGCCTCCTGGTACGTGATTGCAGTCAGAAGCTGGGGCCTGTATCGCCTGCGCAAGCCAAGCATCGCCCAGACTGATTTCTGGCATGCCAAAAGTTTCAGCGAAGGCTTGCATATTCTCGGCGAGCGTGAAGGCAATCCTTACCGCCATCTGGCAGAAGAAGGCCAGGCCGCGCTGGATCACCACACCAACCACAAAAGCGATTTGCACGGCCATCTGCCGCTGGCAGACTGGTTAACCGCCTGCCTGCGCGGCTCCATCGATGAAACCTCCGAGCGTCTGCAACGCGGCCTGGCGGTGCTGGCGTCGGTAGGCTCCACCGCACCGTTTATCGGTTTGTTCGGTACTGTATGGGGTATTTATCACGCGCTGGTCGGCATCGGCGCTTCCGGTTCTGCCAGTATCGACAAAGTAGCCGGCCCGGTAGGTGAAGCGCTGATCATGACCGCTTTCGGCCTGGCGGTAGCGATCCCTGCGGTACTCGGTTACAACGCCCTTAACCGCGGCAACAAAGGCATTCTCAGCAAGCTGAACCGTTTTGCTCACCAGTTGCATGCCTACCTGATCACCGGTGCACCACCGGCAAGCAGCAAAGTGATTGTTCCGGTTACCCGCCTGAGCAGCAAAGTTCCGCATAAAGAGGCGCAATAA
- a CDS encoding energy transducer TonB translates to MKYEKASLLSLVGVIALHAGAIGFTIWSPSPKINDLVLPTVQGIILPAPPAETVQLPSAQETPPPVEPPPPEPPKPKPKPPEPKPLPKPKPKPLPPPPEAPPSERAITQEQEAVDEPPPPPPPPAPSTPMAEKNDTMGAPVTPPREDAHSLNNPKPAYPSLSRRLRETGTVILDVLILVDGSVGEIKLKESSGFKRLDDTAMKAVKQWRYSPAKRGNEPIEYWYVQPIEFTLN, encoded by the coding sequence ATGAAATATGAAAAGGCATCCCTGTTGTCGCTGGTGGGCGTTATTGCGCTGCATGCCGGCGCGATTGGTTTCACCATCTGGTCACCTTCGCCAAAAATTAATGATCTGGTACTGCCCACCGTACAAGGTATTATTCTGCCAGCACCACCGGCAGAAACCGTGCAGCTGCCCAGCGCGCAGGAAACTCCGCCGCCGGTAGAACCGCCACCGCCAGAGCCGCCCAAACCAAAACCGAAGCCGCCAGAGCCAAAACCGCTGCCGAAACCGAAGCCCAAGCCGTTGCCTCCACCGCCGGAAGCACCACCCTCGGAGCGCGCGATTACCCAGGAACAGGAAGCGGTTGACGAGCCACCACCGCCCCCTCCACCACCGGCACCGTCTACGCCGATGGCTGAGAAAAACGACACCATGGGTGCACCGGTAACGCCGCCACGGGAAGATGCACACAGCTTGAACAACCCCAAGCCGGCTTATCCGAGCTTGTCCCGGCGCTTGCGGGAAACCGGTACGGTGATTCTGGATGTATTGATTCTGGTTGACGGCAGTGTGGGTGAGATCAAGCTGAAAGAATCCAGCGGCTTTAAACGTCTTGATGACACCGCCATGAAAGCCGTTAAACAATGGCGTTATTCACCGGCAAAACGCGGTAATGAGCCGATTGAATACTGGTACGTACAACCGATTGAATTCACCCTGAACTAG
- a CDS encoding ABC transporter ATP-binding protein produces MNQTASRSQNLSIRGIRHQFGDHLVLKNIDLDIQAGEVICLAGPSGCGKSTLLRLIAGLERVQAGELQIQQQLIATGQTHLPPEARGIGMVFQDFALFPHISILENVAFGLGHLPRADRQQRAMAMLERVHLANRAKDYPHVLSGGQQQRIALARALAPEPGILLLDEPFSNLDVRLRHRIRQETLGLLKATGTTSILVTHDPDEAMFMADRIALMSDGHILQTGTPETLYRRPANAFAAEFFGDINALQSQVVNRQVQTPFGPLDAKHLKEGGYADILIRPEAIKPAEVAEQSPLTCQAKVIDTHMLGATTSVSVQPDNVPSPLQMQVANTVHLQAGESIALVLDASGAFVFDRPTNLAG; encoded by the coding sequence ATGAACCAGACAGCATCACGCTCGCAAAACCTCAGCATTCGCGGTATTCGTCATCAGTTTGGCGATCACCTGGTGCTGAAAAATATCGACCTGGACATTCAGGCCGGCGAAGTGATTTGCCTGGCAGGGCCATCAGGTTGCGGCAAGAGCACCCTGCTGCGTTTGATTGCCGGACTGGAGCGGGTACAGGCAGGCGAGCTGCAAATTCAGCAGCAGCTCATCGCTACCGGCCAAACCCACCTGCCACCAGAGGCACGCGGTATCGGCATGGTGTTTCAGGATTTTGCGCTCTTTCCTCATATCAGTATTCTTGAAAACGTCGCCTTCGGGCTGGGTCACTTACCTCGTGCCGATCGTCAGCAGCGCGCTATGGCCATGCTGGAACGGGTACACCTCGCCAACCGGGCGAAGGATTACCCCCACGTATTGTCCGGCGGCCAACAGCAACGCATTGCGCTGGCACGGGCACTGGCACCGGAACCCGGCATTTTGTTGCTGGATGAACCCTTCTCCAACCTTGATGTACGGCTGCGCCACCGCATTCGCCAGGAAACCCTCGGCTTGCTGAAAGCCACCGGCACCACCAGTATTCTGGTAACCCACGACCCCGATGAAGCCATGTTTATGGCGGATCGTATTGCGCTGATGTCTGACGGCCATATTCTGCAAACCGGCACGCCGGAAACCCTCTATCGCCGGCCGGCCAACGCCTTTGCTGCCGAATTTTTTGGTGATATCAACGCGCTTCAAAGCCAGGTGGTAAACCGTCAGGTGCAAACCCCCTTCGGCCCGCTGGATGCAAAACATCTAAAAGAAGGCGGTTATGCCGATATTCTGATTCGCCCCGAGGCGATCAAACCGGCAGAAGTTGCCGAGCAGTCGCCATTGACCTGCCAGGCCAAAGTCATCGACACCCATATGCTGGGCGCCACAACCAGCGTTAGCGTACAACCGGATAACGTCCCCTCGCCCTTGCAAATGCAAGTTGCCAATACCGTGCATTTACAAGCCGGTGAAAGCATCGCCCTTGTGCTGGATGCCAGTGGCGCCTTTGTATTTGATCGCCCCACCAACCTCGCCGGATGA
- a CDS encoding ABC transporter permease, translating into MTTDSVNPSNVATASSLSLWQRVSSGIGAGWFLVSLVVALLVLLPVLSLAGHAAEGSGELWQHLRTYVLPQALRDTVLLLSGVGVLVITIGTGCAWLVTAYNFPGRRILAWALLLPLAVPTYIVAFAYLDLLHPVGPIQTLLRDLLGYSSPRDFRLPDIRSMGGCILLLSLVLYPYVYLPVRAMFMMQAAGLLDASRTLGASSRRTFFRIALPLARPAIAVGASLALMEALNDIGASEFLGVRTMTVSIYSTWVNRSSLPGAAQIALFMLVIVVSLILLERWARRRQRYHAGARQSRPMTTRSLHGWRGVLMVSLACLPVIFGFILPTGYLVVEAAKRIAFAGIDPAIIVEARNTLLISAVATLVATGLAFILIYSLRLARESALLRTLVRVASLGYAIPGTVLAIGLLGPLAWMDAAIDNSSSWLFGVSTGLLISGSGAALVYAYAARFLAIGNGSIEAGFNKIPLSLDDAARSLNVPAGKRAWRIHLPLSRPAMAAAMLLIFVDCMKELPATLLLRPLNFETLATHLYGEAARGSYESGAVAALLIVLSGLIPIVLLSRYGTPKNSH; encoded by the coding sequence TTGACAACTGATAGTGTAAACCCCTCCAACGTTGCCACAGCATCATCGCTTTCGCTGTGGCAGCGCGTCTCCTCCGGAATCGGCGCTGGCTGGTTCCTGGTTTCACTGGTAGTAGCGCTTCTGGTACTGCTGCCAGTACTCTCGCTGGCTGGTCATGCGGCCGAAGGCTCCGGCGAGCTCTGGCAGCATCTGCGCACCTATGTTTTACCTCAAGCCCTCAGAGACACGGTTCTGCTGCTAAGCGGCGTTGGCGTGCTGGTCATTACCATCGGCACCGGCTGCGCGTGGCTGGTTACAGCCTATAATTTTCCCGGCCGCCGCATCCTGGCCTGGGCGCTGCTGTTACCACTGGCGGTACCCACCTACATTGTCGCTTTTGCCTATCTGGATTTATTGCATCCGGTTGGCCCTATTCAAACCTTACTGCGGGACTTGCTCGGCTACAGCAGCCCGCGGGATTTCCGCCTGCCGGATATCCGCTCTATGGGCGGCTGCATTTTATTGCTGAGTCTGGTGCTTTACCCCTACGTGTATTTGCCGGTACGGGCCATGTTTATGATGCAGGCCGCCGGTCTGCTGGATGCCTCTCGCACCCTGGGCGCCTCCTCGCGCCGTACCTTTTTCCGTATTGCCCTGCCGCTGGCCCGGCCCGCCATTGCGGTAGGTGCCAGCCTCGCCTTGATGGAGGCCTTGAATGATATTGGCGCCTCGGAATTTCTCGGTGTGCGCACCATGACGGTATCTATTTATTCCACCTGGGTTAACCGCTCCAGCCTGCCTGGTGCCGCGCAAATCGCCCTGTTTATGCTGGTTATCGTGGTATCGCTGATTCTGCTTGAACGCTGGGCGCGCCGTCGGCAGCGCTATCACGCCGGTGCCCGCCAATCGCGCCCGATGACTACCCGCTCGTTGCACGGCTGGCGCGGTGTATTAATGGTCAGCCTCGCCTGCTTGCCGGTTATCTTCGGTTTTATTCTTCCTACCGGTTATCTGGTGGTAGAGGCCGCCAAACGTATCGCTTTTGCCGGTATCGACCCGGCGATTATTGTTGAGGCGCGCAATACGCTGCTGATTTCTGCGGTAGCCACGCTGGTAGCCACCGGCCTGGCGTTTATTCTGATTTACAGCCTGCGGCTGGCCCGCGAAAGTGCTTTGCTGCGCACCCTGGTTCGCGTTGCCAGCCTGGGCTACGCCATTCCAGGTACGGTACTGGCCATCGGCTTATTGGGGCCGTTGGCGTGGATGGACGCGGCTATTGATAACAGCAGCAGCTGGTTGTTCGGCGTATCTACCGGCCTGTTGATTTCCGGCTCGGGCGCGGCGCTGGTTTACGCCTACGCCGCCCGCTTTCTGGCGATTGGCAACGGCAGCATTGAAGCCGGTTTTAACAAGATTCCGCTATCGCTGGATGACGCCGCACGCTCATTGAACGTACCCGCCGGCAAACGTGCCTGGCGTATTCACTTGCCGCTATCACGCCCGGCGATGGCGGCGGCGATGCTGCTGATTTTTGTAGACTGCATGAAAGAGCTGCCAGCCACGCTGTTGTTGCGGCCGCTCAATTTTGAAACACTCGCCACCCACCTTTACGGTGAGGCGGCGCGCGGCAGCTACGAAAGCGGTGCTGTTGCCGCACTGCTGATTGTCTTGTCAGGCCTGATACCTATTGTGCTGTTATCGCGTTACGGCACGCCTAAAAACTCGCACTGA
- a CDS encoding Fe(3+) ABC transporter substrate-binding protein — MTLTSWIRRITLVAASMAPFAVSAAPTEVNLYTTREPALVQPLLDAYTANTGIKVNTVFLKDGLAERVASEGARSPADVLMAVDFGNLTDLVDKGVTQSVKSKVLEAAVPAQLRDSDGNWFALSMRARTLYAAKDLKDLKNFTYEELADAKWKGKVCVRSGQHPYNTALIAHMIAKHGEAYTETWLRGVKANLARKAGGGDREVARDILGGLCDVGIANSYYVGLMRSGAGGADQKQWGDGIQVLLPTFKDGGTHVNVSGAAIAKHAPNRDNAVKLLEFLVSDEAQGIYAKANFEYPVKAGATVDPIIAALGTLTVDSVSVSEISKHRKAASLLVDKVGFDN, encoded by the coding sequence ATGACATTAACTTCCTGGATTCGTCGTATTACTCTGGTCGCGGCCAGCATGGCACCTTTTGCCGTGTCTGCAGCACCGACTGAGGTTAACCTTTACACCACCCGCGAACCGGCGCTGGTACAACCGCTGCTGGATGCCTACACCGCCAATACCGGTATCAAGGTAAACACCGTGTTTTTGAAAGATGGTCTGGCCGAACGTGTGGCCAGCGAAGGTGCTCGCTCACCGGCTGATGTGTTGATGGCGGTAGACTTCGGCAATCTGACGGATCTGGTCGATAAAGGCGTTACCCAGTCGGTAAAATCCAAGGTGCTGGAAGCCGCTGTACCGGCGCAATTGCGCGATAGCGACGGCAACTGGTTTGCCCTGTCCATGCGCGCTCGCACCCTGTACGCCGCCAAGGATTTGAAAGACCTGAAGAACTTCACCTACGAAGAACTGGCTGACGCAAAATGGAAAGGTAAAGTGTGTGTTCGCTCCGGCCAGCACCCTTACAATACCGCGCTGATTGCGCACATGATTGCCAAACACGGCGAAGCCTATACCGAAACCTGGTTGCGCGGCGTTAAAGCCAACCTGGCCCGTAAAGCCGGTGGCGGTGACCGCGAAGTCGCACGCGATATTCTCGGTGGCCTGTGTGATGTCGGCATCGCCAACTCTTACTACGTGGGTCTGATGCGTAGCGGTGCTGGCGGCGCTGACCAAAAACAATGGGGCGACGGCATTCAGGTATTGCTGCCAACCTTTAAAGATGGCGGTACTCACGTCAACGTTTCCGGCGCAGCCATCGCCAAACACGCGCCAAACCGCGATAATGCCGTTAAATTACTGGAGTTCCTGGTATCCGACGAAGCCCAGGGCATTTACGCCAAAGCCAACTTCGAATACCCGGTTAAAGCCGGTGCCACTGTTGACCCGATTATTGCTGCACTGGGCACGCTGACAGTTGATAGCGTATCGGTCAGCGAAATCTCCAAACATCGTAAGGCCGCCAGCTTGCTGGTTGATAAGGTTGGTTTTGACAACTGA
- a CDS encoding cytochrome d ubiquinol oxidase subunit II — MELTGEAYWLPIIFISLMGLSFLIYAVLDGYDLGVGILLPADAEKERDIMIASIGPFWDANETWLVLGVGLLLIAFPSAHSLILYHLYVPVTVMIIGLILRGVAFDFRAKAPADHKDLWDKCFKAGSLMAASSQGFMLGMYVMGFDNSWQAWLFSGLSAVCVTAGFSFIGGAWLVLKTEGELQLKAARWTRRCGILTAVGIVAVSIVNPLISPGIFEKWFGSPVALLLMVIPVVCLLAFVLVDRYLAKFPYQHDFGSWIPLASVALIFLLCFIGLGYSFFPDVVPGQIDIWQAASAPEALWFILYGTVIVLPTILFYTVFAYRVFWGKATHLNYY, encoded by the coding sequence ATGGAACTTACCGGCGAAGCCTATTGGTTACCGATTATATTTATCAGCTTGATGGGGTTATCGTTTCTGATTTACGCCGTTCTCGACGGCTATGATCTGGGCGTTGGCATTTTGCTACCGGCCGATGCTGAAAAAGAACGGGATATTATGATTGCCTCCATTGGCCCCTTTTGGGACGCCAATGAAACCTGGCTGGTGCTCGGGGTCGGCTTGTTATTGATTGCCTTTCCGTCTGCACATAGCCTGATTTTGTATCACCTGTATGTGCCGGTTACCGTGATGATTATCGGCCTGATCCTGCGCGGCGTTGCCTTTGACTTCCGCGCCAAGGCACCGGCTGATCACAAAGACCTGTGGGACAAATGCTTCAAGGCCGGCTCGCTGATGGCCGCTTCATCCCAGGGGTTTATGCTCGGCATGTACGTGATGGGTTTTGATAATAGCTGGCAAGCCTGGTTATTCTCCGGCCTCAGTGCGGTGTGTGTTACTGCCGGGTTCTCCTTTATTGGTGGCGCCTGGCTGGTGCTGAAAACCGAAGGCGAATTGCAGCTTAAAGCGGCGCGCTGGACTCGCCGTTGCGGCATTCTGACAGCGGTGGGTATTGTCGCGGTGTCTATTGTTAACCCCTTGATCAGCCCCGGCATCTTTGAAAAATGGTTTGGCTCACCGGTAGCCCTGTTGCTGATGGTGATTCCGGTGGTGTGCTTGCTGGCCTTCGTACTGGTAGATCGCTACCTGGCCAAGTTCCCCTATCAACATGACTTTGGCAGCTGGATTCCGCTGGCGTCGGTGGCGCTGATTTTTCTGCTGTGTTTTATCGGTTTGGGTTACAGCTTCTTCCCCGATGTGGTGCCAGGTCAAATTGATATCTGGCAAGCAGCCAGCGCCCCCGAAGCCTTGTGGTTCATTCTGTATGGCACCGTGATCGTACTGCCCACGATTCTGTTTTACACCGTGTTTGCTTACCGGGTTTTCTGGGGCAAGGCCACTCACCTGAATTATTATTGA
- a CDS encoding cytochrome ubiquinol oxidase subunit I translates to MLFESLDTLMLSRIQFAANISFHILFPAINIALCWFLFFFRIQYNRTQDEIWMRCYRFWIKIFALSFALGVVGGITMSFQFGTNWPGYMETVGTIAGPLLGYEILTAFFLEATFLGVMLFGVNRVSARVHTFATGLVTVGTSLSAFWILALNSWMQTPAGFEMRDGVAIPTSWVEVIFNPSFPYRLAHMLAASGLTVAFLIAGISAYRLLKGDHKPAPRLALKVGITAAALFIPIQFVLGDLHGLNTLKHQPAKVAAMEAVWHTEKGAPLVLFAIPDEKTQTNHFAIEIPKLASLILTHDMDGEIRGLNEFEGLHPPVKPVFYGFRIMVGIGALMLLVSWVACWQLYRNKELPRWMLKVLLGMTFSGWAASIAGWYVTEIGRQPWLVSGVLKTADAVTSIGAPYVAMSLTFYIVLYVVLMFAYMRTLFLMARKSVLVDRPEEVETLQDKLNPLTQH, encoded by the coding sequence ATGCTGTTTGAATCACTGGACACCTTGATGTTGTCGCGCATCCAATTTGCCGCCAACATCTCGTTTCATATTCTGTTCCCCGCGATCAATATCGCCCTCTGCTGGTTCCTCTTTTTCTTCCGCATTCAATACAACCGCACCCAGGACGAAATCTGGATGCGCTGTTACCGTTTCTGGATCAAAATTTTTGCCTTGTCATTTGCGCTGGGCGTGGTGGGCGGTATCACCATGTCGTTTCAGTTTGGCACCAACTGGCCAGGCTACATGGAAACGGTGGGCACCATTGCCGGCCCGCTACTCGGCTACGAAATTCTTACCGCGTTTTTTCTTGAAGCCACCTTTCTGGGCGTGATGCTGTTTGGGGTCAACCGGGTTTCTGCGCGGGTGCATACCTTTGCCACTGGTCTGGTTACCGTGGGTACCAGCTTGTCAGCTTTCTGGATTCTGGCACTGAACTCATGGATGCAAACGCCAGCCGGCTTTGAAATGCGCGATGGCGTTGCCATTCCCACCAGCTGGGTAGAAGTGATCTTTAATCCGTCATTCCCCTACCGCCTTGCCCATATGCTGGCGGCCTCCGGACTGACCGTTGCCTTTTTGATCGCCGGCATCTCCGCTTACCGCTTGTTAAAAGGTGACCACAAACCGGCACCGCGTTTAGCACTGAAAGTGGGTATTACTGCGGCGGCGCTGTTCATTCCGATCCAGTTTGTATTGGGCGACTTGCACGGCCTCAACACCCTGAAACACCAACCGGCCAAAGTGGCCGCCATGGAAGCCGTGTGGCATACCGAAAAAGGCGCGCCGCTGGTGCTGTTTGCCATTCCGGATGAAAAAACCCAAACCAACCATTTCGCTATCGAAATTCCCAAACTGGCGAGCCTGATTTTGACCCACGATATGGACGGTGAAATTCGTGGCCTGAATGAGTTTGAAGGTTTACATCCGCCCGTTAAACCGGTGTTTTACGGCTTCCGCATCATGGTCGGCATTGGTGCCTTGATGCTGCTGGTGTCGTGGGTTGCCTGCTGGCAACTTTACCGCAACAAGGAACTGCCGCGCTGGATGCTGAAAGTGCTGCTCGGTATGACTTTTTCCGGCTGGGCCGCCAGTATTGCCGGTTGGTACGTTACCGAAATTGGCCGTCAGCCGTGGCTGGTGTCCGGCGTTCTTAAAACCGCCGATGCAGTCACCAGTATTGGTGCGCCTTACGTTGCCATGTCGCTGACTTTCTACATTGTTCTGTATGTCGTATTGATGTTTGCCTACATGCGCACCCTGTTCCTGATGGCGAGAAAATCGGTACTGGTTGATCGTCCGGAAGAAGTGGAAACCTTGCAGGATAAATTAAACCCATTGACGCAACACTAA
- a CDS encoding GbsR/MarR family transcriptional regulator, whose amino-acid sequence MTPMMQACILHFGEMGSRWGINRTVGQMYALLVLSSSPLTAEDITETLGFSRSNVSMGLKELQSWELVRLQHIPGDRKEYYSAPADVWEIAKTLIEQRRKREIDPTLSTLRGLLLNKPVSEEEEYAQKRMQEMHDLIEMITLWTTEIQRLDTGSLHKLLKLGSSLGKVLDLKEKWLPGSAKH is encoded by the coding sequence ATGACACCCATGATGCAAGCCTGCATTCTTCATTTTGGTGAGATGGGCAGTCGCTGGGGAATTAACCGCACCGTTGGCCAGATGTATGCGCTGCTGGTGCTCTCTTCCTCTCCGCTTACCGCTGAAGACATCACCGAAACCCTCGGCTTTTCCCGCTCCAACGTCAGTATGGGATTGAAAGAATTGCAATCCTGGGAGTTGGTGCGACTGCAACATATCCCCGGAGATCGCAAAGAGTATTACTCGGCGCCAGCCGACGTATGGGAGATCGCCAAAACCCTCATAGAACAACGTCGCAAACGGGAAATTGACCCTACCCTCTCTACACTTCGTGGCCTACTCTTGAATAAACCGGTGAGTGAGGAAGAGGAATACGCGCAAAAACGCATGCAGGAAATGCACGATCTGATCGAGATGATCACCTTGTGGACGACTGAAATACAACGGCTCGATACCGGCAGTTTGCACAAGCTCCTCAAGCTGGGCAGCAGCCTCGGCAAGGTGCTGGATCTGAAGGAAAAATGGCTGCCCGGCTCAGCCAAGCATTAA